ATGCCAAAATTACTTCTTTCACTTTATCCTGTTTTTGTAAACGAACAATTAGTGACTTAATGTTAATTTCTTCTGGACCAATACCATCCATTGGTGACAAAACACCGTGCAGAACATGATATAAGCCACTGTACTCGCCCATTTCTTCAAAGGCCATGACGTCTTTGGGCTGCTCAACAACCATAATAGTTGATTGTTCACGACTTGGATTACTACAAATTACGCAGGGATCCTGCTCAGTAATATTACCGCAAATAGAGCAGCGGTGAAGCTTTTCTTTTACTTCATTTAGAGCAGTACTAAAATCATGAACATCTGTGTCTGGCATATCCAAAGTGTAGAAAGCCAAACGAGTAGCCGTTTTTTCACCAATACCAGGTAATTTCATATATGAATCAATTAAGTGCGCAATTGGTGCTGGATATTGCAATTAAATCATACCCTTCGTATATTTACCTAAACTTGCTTGAGTTGCTTGATCAATTTCTGACAAACCTTTATTAACCGCATCAATAATTAAGTCTTGCAACATATCTGGGTCATCAGGATCAATTGCTTCTTTATTAATATCGATCCCCTTGAGTTTACGATCTCCGCTGAATGTGGCAACAACTAAATCATCGGCAGACTTGCCAACAAATTCTTGCGCAGTGATATTTTCTTGCTCTTGCGCCATTTGCTCCTGCAGCTTTTTAGCCTGCTTCATCATCTGTTGCATATTCATGCCGCCCATTCCACCAAAATTAGGTCTTTTACTCATTGTTTTCTCCTCTTTATTTTAATCCTTTACGTTTACTGTATCACCAAATAGGTCTTTCGCTTTCTTAACAACCTCGTTTTCCTTGTCGTCTGCTGGGTTGTCAGCACTAGAGTCCTGTTTGCGCTTTAACATTTCTTCACGGTGTGTTTGCAAAAATTCTTTGCGAACCGTAAACCAATCGCTATCTGGTACCAAAACAATTTGGTAGTCACGCTTGGTAAATTTAGCAATCTGATCCGTCAGTATACCTAATAAATCCTCATCAGAACTAGCTTTTTCAAACCACAAAGCATATTTACACTTCATTACAACCTGATCGGAACTGGCAGCAACTGGTTCTAAAACGTCTAGCAGTGCCCGTTGCGAAACAGCTAAAACTGACTGCAAATCAGGCCAAACATCTTTAATTGCCTGCAAATCCTTCTTGGTGGCATTTTCAAGCACATGATAAACCTGTTTGCGATTTTGTTCATCAGCATGCTTATTATTTCTGACTTTCTTAGGTTTCTTTTTAGTTTTAGCAGTTTCTTGCGTAGCTTTAGCAATCTTGCCACCAGAAACTGCGTTATCAAGATGAAAAATCCGGTCACTATTACTTGTTTGTTTTTTACCTAAACGAGTAACCTTTTCCGTTAAACTAACGATTTGCTTCTTTAAAGCCGTAACTTCCGCCTGTAAGTCAGAACCGTTTTTAGCTTGCTGATTATCATTAGAAACTGAAGCCGGTTCAGTTTCCTGAATAGTTGGCGCACTTAATTGCTGGCTATCCGTACTTTCAACCAAAAAGACCTCTAACGGAATCTGCTGCTGGTTAGTATACCGCAAATCATTCAAAGCGGTATTGGCAGAAGCAATTAATTGGAAGTAACGCTGATCAGGCACGTCCTTAATTTTAGCAATAAAATCTTCTGTTAAAAAATTGCTTTGATTGTCACTGCCAGCTTTAACGATCATTAAAGCTGCCGTTGCCATATCAATTAATTCATCCAAAATGTTTTTTGAACTAGCGCCATTTTTAAGCTCCGCTTGCGCCAAAGTTAAGGCTTGGCCAGCGTCTCTATCCAAAATCGCCAATAATATTTGCTCAATTTTTTCTTTTGCCGCAAAGCCAGTTATTTCAAGCGCAGCATCGTATTCGACCTTATCTTTTTCATAACTTAACAGTTGATCAAGGATGCTTAACGCATCACGCATTCCGCCATCGGCAACTTGCGCAATGACCGCAATCGCCTTGTCGTCATAGCTGATTTTTTCTTGATCTAGAATATACTTCATTCGTTTCTCAAGGTCAGTCTGCGAAATACGTTTGAAATTATAACGTTGTGTTCGCGAAATAATCGTCGCTGGCACCTTTTGCAATTCGGTAGTTGCCAAGATGAAGACCACATGCTCTGGCGGTTCTTCAAGCGTCTTCAGTAAAGCGTTAAAGGCACCCATCGAGAGCATATGAACCTCGTCAATAATGTAAACTTTGTATTTACCCTGCGTGGGTGCATATTTAACCTTATCACGAATTTCCCGGATCTCATCGACACCATTATTAGAAGCAGCATCAATTTCCATAATATCGGACATTGCACCCTTATCGGCAGCAAGACAATTTGCGCATTGATTGCATGGTTCGCCATCCTGCAAGTTGGTACAGTTTAAGGCCTTGGCAAAAATTTTAGCACAAGATGTCTTACCGGTACCACGCGGACCTGCAAAAAGAAAAGCATGAGAAATAGTGCCGCGCTTAATCGCATTTTTTAAAGTATTGGTAATATCTTCCTGGCCGACAACACTGTCAAAAGTGCGCGGCCGCCATTTGCGGTATAACGCTTGATAAGCCATTAATATTTCTTTCCTAGTAAAAAACTCTTAACTCTTCGAAAGAGTTAAGAGTTTGTAAATGTCTAATAAAAGGCACATGCCTGAGCGACCTTAGTGCTGCTACCTTCCGGTCCTGACACGCTTCAGAGGTCAAACATTGCCCAATAGATATACTAACTTATTTTGCAAAATTTTTCCACTAATTTGCGGAATCTTTTCCGATTTCCTGCTCATTTTTTAAAGCTTTTTTGGCTAATTTTTGTTTACGGCGAATTGCCCGGAA
This genomic window from Lactobacillus panisapium contains:
- the dnaX gene encoding DNA polymerase III subunit gamma/tau, giving the protein MAYQALYRKWRPRTFDSVVGQEDITNTLKNAIKRGTISHAFLFAGPRGTGKTSCAKIFAKALNCTNLQDGEPCNQCANCLAADKGAMSDIMEIDAASNNGVDEIREIRDKVKYAPTQGKYKVYIIDEVHMLSMGAFNALLKTLEEPPEHVVFILATTELQKVPATIISRTQRYNFKRISQTDLEKRMKYILDQEKISYDDKAIAVIAQVADGGMRDALSILDQLLSYEKDKVEYDAALEITGFAAKEKIEQILLAILDRDAGQALTLAQAELKNGASSKNILDELIDMATAALMIVKAGSDNQSNFLTEDFIAKIKDVPDQRYFQLIASANTALNDLRYTNQQQIPLEVFLVESTDSQQLSAPTIQETEPASVSNDNQQAKNGSDLQAEVTALKKQIVSLTEKVTRLGKKQTSNSDRIFHLDNAVSGGKIAKATQETAKTKKKPKKVRNNKHADEQNRKQVYHVLENATKKDLQAIKDVWPDLQSVLAVSQRALLDVLEPVAASSDQVVMKCKYALWFEKASSDEDLLGILTDQIAKFTKRDYQIVLVPDSDWFTVRKEFLQTHREEMLKRKQDSSADNPADDKENEVVKKAKDLFGDTVNVKD
- the recR gene encoding recombination mediator RecR yields the protein MQYPAPIAHLIDSYMKLPGIGEKTATRLAFYTLDMPDTDVHDFSTALNEVKEKLHRCSICGNITEQDPCVICSNPSREQSTIMVVEQPKDVMAFEEMGEYSGLYHVLHGVLSPMDGIGPEEINIKSLIVRLQKQDKVKEVILALNSTPEGESTAMYISKLIKPAGIKVTRLAAGLAVGSDIEYANSITLKRAVQGRTSI
- a CDS encoding YbaB/EbfC family nucleoid-associated protein; the protein is MSKRPNFGGMGGMNMQQMMKQAKKLQEQMAQEQENITAQEFVGKSADDLVVATFSGDRKLKGIDINKEAIDPDDPDMLQDLIIDAVNKGLSEIDQATQASLGKYTKGMI